The Nonlabens spongiae genome contains a region encoding:
- a CDS encoding DUF2147 domain-containing protein, with translation MKRHFVLFFLIFSSIYVHAQNSVVGVWKTIDDKTGKVKSHMEIYKKGDKYYGKVLKVIDSEAPQNPICQNCEGKFKDQPIIGLEIMWGLEKDGDEYENGTILDPEKGKTYKCKIWLDENDPNKLNVRGYVLFLYRTQIWERLNS, from the coding sequence ATGAAAAGACACTTTGTTCTATTCTTTCTGATCTTTAGCTCTATATATGTCCATGCTCAGAATTCTGTAGTAGGAGTTTGGAAAACCATTGATGATAAAACTGGCAAGGTCAAATCTCATATGGAGATCTATAAAAAAGGCGATAAATATTACGGTAAAGTTCTGAAGGTTATTGATTCAGAGGCTCCTCAGAATCCTATCTGTCAAAATTGCGAAGGTAAATTCAAAGATCAACCTATTATCGGTTTAGAAATTATGTGGGGTTTAGAAAAAGATGGAGATGAATATGAAAATGGAACCATTTTAGACCCTGAAAAAGGGAAAACCTATAAATGTAAAATTTGGTTAGATGAAAATGATCCCAACAAACTTAATGTAAGAGGTTACGTTCTTTTTTTATACAGAACACAGATCTGGGAACGGCTCAATTCTTAA
- a CDS encoding alpha/beta hydrolase — protein MKIKRLVLLFCFLICLSNLSPAQEVVVDSLNYNGTPRKIRIYLPSQNIDFSKSKIIYMLDAQNLFDDETSYAGEWEVDEAIDNNINVNQKPVVVGIDHGNAERINELTPYAHKKYGGGKAEEFLVFLINEVMPHIERKFQFQHSRINTVIAGSSLGGLFAHYALFSEPKVFSAAGVFSPSYWFSDKIYRLSKDTIITLPTFIYLSGGDSESEKLVQEMRSMQSLLDTKENMTTKITIIPGGEHNEKQWRESFPSFLETLEIKN, from the coding sequence ATGAAAATTAAGAGATTGGTTTTACTTTTTTGCTTTCTGATATGCCTTTCAAATTTAAGTCCAGCTCAGGAAGTGGTGGTGGATTCTTTAAATTACAATGGCACTCCAAGGAAAATAAGAATATATCTACCATCACAGAACATAGATTTTTCAAAATCTAAGATTATCTATATGCTTGATGCTCAAAATCTCTTTGACGATGAAACAAGCTACGCAGGAGAATGGGAGGTAGACGAAGCTATTGACAACAATATAAATGTGAATCAAAAACCAGTTGTCGTAGGAATTGATCATGGTAATGCTGAGCGTATCAATGAACTCACTCCTTACGCACATAAAAAGTATGGTGGAGGAAAAGCAGAAGAATTCCTAGTTTTTCTCATCAATGAAGTAATGCCCCACATAGAACGCAAATTTCAATTTCAACACTCAAGAATAAATACCGTAATTGCAGGGAGTTCCCTGGGTGGATTATTTGCACATTACGCACTATTTTCTGAACCTAAAGTATTTAGTGCTGCTGGTGTATTCTCTCCTTCTTATTGGTTCTCAGATAAGATATATCGGCTCTCCAAGGATACAATAATCACCCTACCCACTTTTATATACCTAAGTGGTGGAGATTCAGAGAGTGAAAAGCTTGTCCAAGAAATGAGGTCCATGCAGTCTCTTTTAGATACAAAAGAGAATATGACTACCAAAATAACGATAATTCCAGGTGGAGAACATAATGAAAAACAATGGAGAGAGTCATTTCCCTCTTTTCTAGAAACCTTGGAGATTAAGAATTGA
- a CDS encoding S8 family serine peptidase: MKLKYLIAGLLLTASTASVLGQSEAQRKYISNNTNSKFQDLARQELNRYNEERLARIDAYLQVNNVPVKYRDEKGNLVVLEDVTQSGDPKYVSIYNLPGVRTIEAQKLYPGGSLGVNATGNGIVVGIWDGGDVRSTHTDLLSRVTLLEFSRILDNHATHVGGTIIGDGTTTSSRRGVAYEGTLRSYDLQDDTGEIRPEAEAGMILSNHSYGLVLQNNLVYLTGKYDSDARGFDIITYFNPFFLPVVAAGNDRGDGFNTSDSGYDLITDKAIAKNVITVGAVEQELNYTNPSDVTMSTFSSWGPADDGRIKPDIVAVGVNVTSPIATSDTAYGTLNGTSMATPMVSGGIALLHDLYDDLNPSQVLRSASMKGLVLSSTKEAGNAAGPDYRFGWGLMDVEAAAQVLLNEGSSTLIQEEELTSGATFTRNVVSNQSKLKVALSWTDPFGNTNSAPEDDPTPALVNDLDIKLTDSNGVDFFPWKLNVNNFTAAATKGVNDVDNIEIVEIDAPAGSYSITVDHKGSSLRFGSQEFSLIIQGADPGTLSTSTDTLETVKIYPNPANNFVNVAMNGQLSGSKINITIHDILAKQVLNRSFDNSSVFQQRIDISTLKSGVYLMNVSDGSASTTKKLIVK, translated from the coding sequence TCTCCAGGTAAATAATGTACCTGTTAAATATAGAGATGAGAAGGGGAATCTTGTGGTTCTAGAAGATGTGACTCAAAGTGGCGATCCTAAATATGTCTCTATTTATAATCTACCTGGAGTCAGAACTATTGAAGCACAGAAACTCTATCCTGGGGGATCACTAGGCGTAAATGCTACTGGCAATGGTATTGTTGTAGGGATTTGGGATGGTGGAGATGTGAGGTCTACTCATACTGATTTATTATCGAGAGTAACTTTATTGGAATTTTCAAGAATTCTTGACAATCACGCAACACATGTTGGTGGAACTATTATAGGAGATGGAACAACCACATCATCTCGGAGAGGCGTAGCTTATGAGGGGACGCTTAGAAGTTATGATTTACAAGACGATACAGGTGAGATTAGACCTGAAGCTGAAGCCGGAATGATTCTAAGTAATCATAGCTACGGATTAGTGCTTCAAAATAATTTGGTATATCTGACTGGTAAATACGACTCTGATGCTAGAGGGTTTGATATCATAACTTATTTTAATCCGTTTTTCTTACCGGTTGTTGCTGCTGGAAATGATAGAGGAGATGGTTTCAATACTAGTGATTCAGGTTATGATTTGATAACAGATAAGGCTATTGCCAAAAATGTTATCACGGTGGGAGCAGTAGAACAAGAATTGAATTATACTAATCCGAGCGATGTGACTATGTCAACTTTTAGCTCATGGGGTCCTGCAGATGACGGTCGTATAAAACCTGATATTGTTGCAGTTGGAGTTAACGTGACAAGTCCAATCGCTACATCAGATACTGCCTACGGGACTCTGAATGGTACATCAATGGCTACTCCTATGGTCTCTGGTGGAATTGCTCTTTTACACGATTTATATGATGATCTTAATCCTTCTCAAGTCCTGAGATCAGCTAGTATGAAAGGATTAGTTTTAAGCTCAACTAAGGAAGCTGGTAACGCTGCTGGTCCAGATTATCGTTTCGGGTGGGGGCTTATGGATGTGGAAGCTGCTGCTCAAGTTCTTCTTAACGAAGGTAGCTCTACATTGATTCAAGAGGAGGAGTTGACATCTGGTGCAACTTTTACTAGAAATGTTGTTTCAAACCAATCAAAGTTAAAAGTTGCGCTTTCTTGGACTGACCCTTTTGGTAATACAAATTCCGCTCCTGAAGATGATCCAACACCTGCCTTGGTAAACGATTTAGATATTAAACTCACTGATAGTAATGGTGTAGATTTTTTCCCATGGAAACTTAATGTTAATAATTTTACTGCAGCTGCTACAAAAGGTGTTAACGATGTTGACAATATTGAGATTGTAGAGATTGATGCTCCAGCTGGTTCTTATTCGATAACAGTTGATCATAAAGGTAGTAGTTTACGTTTTGGATCACAAGAATTCAGTTTAATCATTCAAGGTGCTGACCCAGGAACTCTTTCGACTTCAACTGATACTTTGGAAACGGTGAAAATCTATCCGAACCCAGCAAATAATTTTGTGAACGTAGCAATGAATGGACAGTTGAGCGGATCTAAGATAAATATCACGATTCATGATATTTTGGCTAAACAAGTCCTCAATAGAAGTTTTGACAACAGCTCTGTTTTCCAACAAAGAATTGATATCAGCACATTAAAAAGTGGTGTTTATCTTATGAATGTTTCTGATGGTAGTGCAAGCACTACTAAAAAGCTTATCGTGAAGTAG